In one window of Musa acuminata AAA Group cultivar baxijiao chromosome BXJ3-2, Cavendish_Baxijiao_AAA, whole genome shotgun sequence DNA:
- the LOC135631233 gene encoding probable serine/threonine-protein kinase PBL3 isoform X1 — MGNCLNSSSGVETSRNASYASGTSTSKTSLSSFPSTLTCSTPSNLSAPHYKEHTASGALPTPRTEREILSSANLKDFAFSDLKSATRNFRADSLIGEGGFGCVYKGWIDEQSLAPSRPGSGVVVAIKKLKPEGFQGHKEWLTEVNYLGQLHHPNLVKLIGYCSEGDNRLLVYELMPKGSLESHLFRRSVETLPWATRIKVAIGAARGLSFLNDECQIIYRDLKASNILLDMDFNVKLSDFGLAKDGPTGDRTHVSTQVMGTYGYAAPEYIATGRLNAKADVYSFGVLLLELLTGRRALDKIRVAAEQNLVDWTRPSLGDKRKLHRIIDPRLEGRYPKNGAHEFACLALQCIRNDAKLRPNMSEVLASLEKLQDPKYAALPPQSNQKKKSSNSMPRSPMRNPRPPLRPTPSGSSLKSYHA, encoded by the exons ATGCTTCAGGGACTTCTACCAGCAAAACAAGCTTGTCTTCATTTCCATCcactctgacatgttccactccatcAAATCTTTCTGCGCCTCACTACAAAGAACATACTGCTAGCGGGGCTCTTCCCACACCAAGAACTGAAAGGGAGATCTTGTCTTCTGCAAATTTGAAGGATTTCGCATTCAGCGATCTAAAAAGTGCTACCAGAAACTTTCGTGCTGACAGTCTTATCGGGGAAGGAGGATTTGGTTGTGTCTACAAAGGTTGGATTGATGAACAAAGTCTTGCGCCCTCAAGGCCTGGATCAGGAGTGGTGGTAGCCATCAAGAAACTTAAACCCGAGGGATTCCAGGGCCACAAGGAATGGCTG ACAGAGGTTAACTATCTTGGTCAGCTTCACCATCCAAACTTGGTCAAGCTGATTGGCTACTGTTCGGAGGGTGATAATCGACTTCTGGTCTATGAATTGATGCCAAAAGGCAGCTTGGAGAGTCATCTTTTCAGAA GAAGTGTTGAGACTCTACCTTGGGCAACTAGGATCAAGGTTGCAATCGGAGCTGCTAGGGGACTCTCATTCTTGAATGATGAGTGTCAAATTATATACCGGGATCTTAAGGCTTCTAACATTCTTCTTGACATG GATTTTAATGTGAAGCTTTCAGACTTTGGCTTGGCAAAAGATGGACCAACTGGGGATAGGACCCATGTCTCAACACAAGTCATGGGAACTTACGGATACGCAGCTCCAGAATATATCGCAACAG GTAGGCTCAATGCAAAAGCCGATGTCTACAGCTTCGGGGTTTTGTTATTAGAACTACTGACCGGACGCAGAGCTCTTGATAAAATAAGAGTTGCTGCAGAGCAGAACCTTGTGGATTGGACACGGCCTAGTTTGGGTGACAAGCGTAAACTGCATCGGATCATTGACCCAAGGCTAGAGGGTCGGTATCCAAAGAACGGAGCTCATGAATTTGCCTGCCTTGCTCTTCAGTGCATCAGAAATGATGCTAAACTCCGGCCTAATATGTCCGAGGTCTTGGCCTCTCTGGAGAAACTGCAGGACCCAAAATATGCTGCTTTGCCTCCGCAATCTaatcaaaagaagaagagttccaatTCCATGCCAAGGTCGCCTATGAGAAATCCCCGCCCACCGCTGCGCCCAACACCCAGTGGCTCTTCTCTTAAATCCTACCATGCATAA
- the LOC135631233 gene encoding probable serine/threonine-protein kinase PBL2 isoform X2: MGNCLNSSSGVETSRNASWTSTSKTSLSSFPSTLTCSTPSNLSAPHYKEHTASGALPTPRTEREILSSANLKDFAFSDLKSATRNFRADSLIGEGGFGCVYKGWIDEQSLAPSRPGSGVVVAIKKLKPEGFQGHKEWLTEVNYLGQLHHPNLVKLIGYCSEGDNRLLVYELMPKGSLESHLFRRSVETLPWATRIKVAIGAARGLSFLNDECQIIYRDLKASNILLDMDFNVKLSDFGLAKDGPTGDRTHVSTQVMGTYGYAAPEYIATGRLNAKADVYSFGVLLLELLTGRRALDKIRVAAEQNLVDWTRPSLGDKRKLHRIIDPRLEGRYPKNGAHEFACLALQCIRNDAKLRPNMSEVLASLEKLQDPKYAALPPQSNQKKKSSNSMPRSPMRNPRPPLRPTPSGSSLKSYHA; this comes from the exons GGACTTCTACCAGCAAAACAAGCTTGTCTTCATTTCCATCcactctgacatgttccactccatcAAATCTTTCTGCGCCTCACTACAAAGAACATACTGCTAGCGGGGCTCTTCCCACACCAAGAACTGAAAGGGAGATCTTGTCTTCTGCAAATTTGAAGGATTTCGCATTCAGCGATCTAAAAAGTGCTACCAGAAACTTTCGTGCTGACAGTCTTATCGGGGAAGGAGGATTTGGTTGTGTCTACAAAGGTTGGATTGATGAACAAAGTCTTGCGCCCTCAAGGCCTGGATCAGGAGTGGTGGTAGCCATCAAGAAACTTAAACCCGAGGGATTCCAGGGCCACAAGGAATGGCTG ACAGAGGTTAACTATCTTGGTCAGCTTCACCATCCAAACTTGGTCAAGCTGATTGGCTACTGTTCGGAGGGTGATAATCGACTTCTGGTCTATGAATTGATGCCAAAAGGCAGCTTGGAGAGTCATCTTTTCAGAA GAAGTGTTGAGACTCTACCTTGGGCAACTAGGATCAAGGTTGCAATCGGAGCTGCTAGGGGACTCTCATTCTTGAATGATGAGTGTCAAATTATATACCGGGATCTTAAGGCTTCTAACATTCTTCTTGACATG GATTTTAATGTGAAGCTTTCAGACTTTGGCTTGGCAAAAGATGGACCAACTGGGGATAGGACCCATGTCTCAACACAAGTCATGGGAACTTACGGATACGCAGCTCCAGAATATATCGCAACAG GTAGGCTCAATGCAAAAGCCGATGTCTACAGCTTCGGGGTTTTGTTATTAGAACTACTGACCGGACGCAGAGCTCTTGATAAAATAAGAGTTGCTGCAGAGCAGAACCTTGTGGATTGGACACGGCCTAGTTTGGGTGACAAGCGTAAACTGCATCGGATCATTGACCCAAGGCTAGAGGGTCGGTATCCAAAGAACGGAGCTCATGAATTTGCCTGCCTTGCTCTTCAGTGCATCAGAAATGATGCTAAACTCCGGCCTAATATGTCCGAGGTCTTGGCCTCTCTGGAGAAACTGCAGGACCCAAAATATGCTGCTTTGCCTCCGCAATCTaatcaaaagaagaagagttccaatTCCATGCCAAGGTCGCCTATGAGAAATCCCCGCCCACCGCTGCGCCCAACACCCAGTGGCTCTTCTCTTAAATCCTACCATGCATAA